From a region of the uncultured Desulfatiglans sp. genome:
- a CDS encoding conserved exported hypothetical protein (Evidence 4 : Unknown function but conserved in other organisms) — protein MRKRFLLLAVCTFFLASVFSGPAYTAEVDILVNKLVEKGLLTRDEAGQLISEMQGEAERQKAEIQQVAQEAAKEETKGKLVELPKWVEKINFKGDLRLRYQSEDMDNDNSPSRDRWRFRWRVGLEAEVNEQWTAGFGLASGSDDPRSTNQTFEDTFQTPDARIDYAFVKYAPAEWVDLLGGKFKNPLWSAKDLLWDGDINPDGFAASLKHSMQDGRVKLFFVPAWFILDEYKADTSDPWMLALQAGAQYSFTEAAYVKLAPSFYKFDALKGNNFVHSAKSNSVDKNGKLIYDYDAWTVDGELGVHFGGPVQMAALFGQYVQSDADKDDTGYLFGAKMGAKKVKSFADWQLKYNYRKLERDAWPDFLPDSDFYGGATNAEGHEVEFVFGLAKNVTIGLDYYFDVEPVDAVDPVKKQDLLQVDLIVKW, from the coding sequence ATGAGAAAACGATTCCTTTTATTGGCTGTCTGTACGTTCTTTTTGGCCTCGGTATTTTCCGGACCAGCGTATACGGCTGAAGTGGATATCCTGGTCAACAAACTCGTCGAGAAAGGGCTGCTGACACGCGACGAGGCGGGCCAACTGATCTCGGAGATGCAGGGCGAGGCGGAACGCCAGAAGGCCGAGATCCAGCAGGTGGCGCAGGAAGCCGCCAAGGAAGAAACCAAGGGGAAGCTCGTGGAACTGCCCAAGTGGGTGGAAAAAATCAACTTCAAGGGCGACCTGCGCCTCCGTTATCAGAGCGAGGACATGGACAACGACAACAGCCCCAGCCGCGACCGCTGGCGCTTCCGCTGGCGGGTAGGCCTCGAGGCGGAGGTGAACGAGCAGTGGACGGCCGGCTTCGGACTGGCCTCCGGCAGCGATGACCCGCGCTCCACCAACCAGACCTTCGAGGACACCTTCCAGACCCCGGATGCACGAATCGACTACGCCTTCGTCAAGTACGCCCCGGCCGAATGGGTCGATCTGCTGGGCGGCAAGTTCAAGAACCCGCTCTGGAGCGCCAAGGACCTCCTGTGGGACGGGGACATCAATCCGGACGGTTTTGCCGCTTCCCTCAAACACAGCATGCAGGACGGCCGTGTGAAGCTCTTCTTCGTCCCTGCCTGGTTCATCCTCGACGAATACAAGGCGGACACCAGCGACCCGTGGATGCTTGCCTTGCAGGCCGGCGCCCAGTACAGCTTCACCGAGGCAGCCTATGTAAAGCTCGCCCCCTCTTTCTATAAATTCGACGCCCTCAAGGGGAACAATTTCGTCCACAGCGCGAAGAGCAACTCGGTCGATAAAAACGGCAAATTGATCTACGATTACGATGCCTGGACCGTGGACGGTGAATTGGGTGTCCATTTCGGGGGACCGGTCCAAATGGCGGCCCTCTTCGGTCAGTATGTCCAATCGGACGCCGACAAGGATGACACCGGTTATCTGTTCGGCGCCAAGATGGGCGCAAAAAAGGTCAAATCCTTCGCCGATTGGCAGCTCAAGTACAATTACCGCAAGCTGGAAAGGGATGCATGGCCGGACTTCCTGCCGGACAGCGATTTCTACGGCGGAGCGACCAATGCCGAGGGGCATGAGGTCGAGTTCGTCTTCGGTCTCGCGAAGAATGTCACGATCGGCCTGGACTACTACTTCGATGTCGAACCCGTCGATGCCGTCGACCCCGTGAAAAAGCAGGACCTTCTGCAGGTCGACCTCATCGTCAAATGGTAA
- a CDS encoding hypothetical protein (Evidence 5 : Unknown function): MGVSPARRQAFDDAGGTPQRVDCSLLPRSESGGLGRLFDSFARTREAALRICRMGFPWRVKRTG, translated from the coding sequence ATGGGCGTTTCGCCCGCCCGGCGACAGGCCTTCGACGATGCCGGTGGAACCCCGCAGCGCGTCGACTGCAGCCTGCTGCCCCGTTCGGAATCGGGGGGATTGGGCCGTTTGTTCGATTCATTCGCCCGTACCCGGGAGGCGGCCCTGAGGATTTGTCGGATGGGATTTCCTTGGAGGGTGAAGCGGACCGGATAG
- a CDS encoding conserved hypothetical protein (Evidence 4 : Unknown function but conserved in other organisms) yields the protein MCPVWKVRAAMGYLKGLQPYLEKNYERSIFDAAAQSRKPWELYIHGHRVIVCKIYKNLKYDILSSQPGGGEMHLSKLQIKLLYPLEVASRVRGMIRIDEEIRSMNLDPILAAGARRFVKNKSLFPLMMEREVVFFTLLEGEVIRGIIAGFSRYDITVHLKGGVPIAILRHAIYDLKNRRGRSFLKDFQEEQRDWEKSDLYVP from the coding sequence GTGTGTCCGGTTTGGAAGGTGCGGGCAGCGATGGGATATCTCAAAGGACTCCAACCTTATCTGGAGAAGAACTACGAGCGGTCAATCTTCGATGCGGCCGCGCAATCCCGCAAACCCTGGGAATTGTACATCCATGGGCATCGCGTAATCGTATGCAAAATCTACAAGAACCTGAAATACGATATCCTCTCCTCCCAGCCCGGCGGGGGGGAGATGCACCTGTCCAAACTTCAGATCAAGTTGCTCTATCCCCTCGAGGTCGCTTCCAGGGTCAGGGGCATGATCCGGATCGATGAGGAGATTCGGTCGATGAATCTCGATCCGATTCTGGCAGCGGGCGCCCGCCGTTTCGTCAAGAACAAGAGTCTGTTTCCCCTGATGATGGAGAGAGAAGTGGTGTTTTTCACCCTGCTCGAGGGCGAGGTGATCCGGGGGATCATCGCCGGCTTCAGCCGTTACGACATCACGGTGCATTTGAAGGGCGGTGTTCCGATTGCGATTCTCCGGCACGCTATCTATGACCTGAAAAACAGGCGGGGTAGATCCTTTCTCAAGGATTTCCAAGAGGAGCAGCGGGATTGGGAGAAGAGCGATCTTTACGTGCCATAG
- a CDS encoding hypothetical protein (Evidence 5 : Unknown function): MITEREVDKFVSIFDFENWAAIGLPDQLATRVMVIHDRKAGRTDVTILNKNLALDTHERLAEWLKTHVDTYEIPRQ, encoded by the coding sequence ATGATCACGGAAAGAGAAGTGGACAAGTTCGTATCGATCTTCGACTTCGAAAACTGGGCGGCGATCGGCCTGCCGGATCAGTTGGCAACCCGTGTCATGGTTATTCACGATCGGAAAGCGGGTCGCACGGATGTCACCATCCTGAACAAAAACCTCGCGCTCGACACCCATGAACGTCTTGCCGAGTGGTTGAAGACGCACGTAGACACCTACGAAATACCCCGCCAATAG
- the anfA gene encoding Nitrogen fixation protein AnfA, whose amino-acid sequence MDEATHLDKITCLYEITKAIHASLDLRKSLYKVLDLLSEYLGMNRGSITLLNPETSEIHIEVAHGISSAEMNRGRYRLGEGITGRVIESGRPMVIPQVDEEPLFLDRTGARRAIDKSKIAFLCVPVIDGSKVLGALSVDRMPDGGSSLDEDVRLLTIISSLIAQKVSLLEKITRETDQLREENILLRKELNRKYSFTNIIGNSRKMQEVFYLITQVAKSNANVLLLGESGTGKELVANAIHYNSLRAEQPLIKVNCAALPANLVEAELFGYEKGAFTGANEQKAGKFERAHGGTIFLDEIGSLALESQGKLLRVLQERELERLGGNKVIKVNIRLIAATNQNLATAVEAGTFREDLFYRLNVYPIYLPALREREADILLLADYFLEKYAREYSKDIKRISTPAIEALTQYHWPGNVRELENCIERAVLLCDDQVLHSYHLPPTLQTARDTGTLQSDSLQDAIERFERDLLIDALKSSRGNMRQAAKALQTTERIFGYKIKKYGIDPKKYR is encoded by the coding sequence ATGGACGAAGCGACCCATCTGGATAAGATCACCTGTCTTTATGAAATCACAAAGGCGATTCACGCCTCGCTCGATCTGCGCAAGAGCCTCTATAAGGTCCTGGATCTGCTTTCCGAGTATCTAGGAATGAACAGGGGTTCGATCACTCTTCTAAACCCTGAGACCTCCGAGATCCATATCGAAGTCGCTCATGGCATCTCGTCGGCGGAGATGAACCGCGGGCGGTATCGCCTGGGTGAAGGCATCACCGGGCGCGTGATCGAATCGGGGCGCCCCATGGTCATCCCGCAGGTGGACGAAGAGCCCCTCTTCCTGGATCGGACAGGCGCAAGGCGAGCGATCGACAAGTCCAAGATCGCGTTTCTCTGCGTGCCCGTCATCGACGGGTCCAAGGTCCTGGGGGCCCTGAGCGTCGACCGGATGCCGGACGGAGGGAGCTCGCTCGACGAAGACGTCCGGCTCCTGACGATCATCAGCAGCCTGATCGCCCAGAAGGTGAGCCTGCTCGAAAAGATCACCCGGGAAACCGATCAGCTGCGTGAAGAGAACATCCTCCTCAGGAAGGAACTGAACCGCAAATACAGCTTCACCAATATCATCGGCAACAGCCGGAAGATGCAGGAGGTCTTCTACCTCATCACCCAGGTCGCCAAAAGCAACGCGAACGTCCTGCTCCTGGGGGAGAGCGGCACAGGGAAGGAACTGGTTGCCAACGCCATCCATTACAACAGTCTTCGAGCCGAGCAGCCGTTGATCAAAGTCAACTGCGCCGCCCTGCCCGCCAACCTTGTCGAGGCGGAGCTGTTCGGATACGAGAAAGGGGCGTTTACGGGGGCGAACGAACAGAAGGCGGGCAAGTTCGAACGGGCCCACGGCGGGACCATCTTCCTGGACGAAATCGGCTCTCTGGCCCTCGAAAGCCAGGGAAAACTCCTGCGCGTCCTGCAGGAGAGAGAACTCGAAAGGCTGGGGGGCAACAAGGTCATCAAGGTCAACATCCGGCTGATCGCCGCCACCAACCAGAATCTCGCCACCGCCGTCGAGGCCGGAACCTTCCGCGAGGATCTCTTCTACCGCCTCAACGTCTACCCTATCTACCTCCCGGCCCTTCGCGAACGGGAGGCGGACATCCTGCTCCTGGCCGATTATTTTCTGGAAAAATACGCCCGGGAATACAGCAAAGACATCAAGCGGATCTCGACCCCCGCCATCGAGGCCCTGACGCAGTATCACTGGCCTGGGAATGTCCGGGAGCTCGAAAATTGCATCGAGCGGGCCGTCCTTCTCTGCGACGACCAGGTCCTGCACAGCTACCACCTCCCGCCCACCCTGCAGACCGCCAGGGACACCGGGACGCTGCAATCCGATTCGCTGCAGGACGCCATCGAGCGGTTCGAGCGGGACCTTCTGATCGATGCCCTGAAAAGTTCGCGCGGCAACATGCGGCAGGCCGCCAAGGCCCTTCAGACGACTGAAAGGATCTTCGGTTACAAGATCAAGAAGTACGGGATCGATCCGAAGAAATACCGATGA
- a CDS encoding Alpha/beta hydrolase fold, producing MKIRANDITIRYSLEGPPEAPLVTMSHSLGTSLELWEPQVQALKSRYRVLRFDTRGHGGTDAPPGPYSLEMLASDIFELLGALGLGPTHFMGISMGGMIGQTLALLHPEALKSLILCDTTSRVPPEAAPVWEERIEATLREGMAQHVEPTLERWFTPRFREEHPELVEPVRRMILDTPPEGYAGCCHAIRRLDLTEALGRIALPVLIVVGEDDPGTPVFESKVLHERIPDSRLVVLKSAAHLSNREQPAAFNRAVMEFLGELEGVRQGFEG from the coding sequence ATGAAGATCAGAGCCAACGATATAACGATCCGATACAGCCTCGAAGGGCCCCCCGAAGCGCCCTTGGTGACGATGAGCCATTCTTTGGGGACCAGCCTTGAACTCTGGGAGCCGCAGGTCCAGGCGCTGAAGAGCCGCTATCGGGTGCTGCGCTTCGATACACGGGGCCATGGCGGCACTGATGCCCCGCCGGGCCCTTACAGCTTGGAGATGCTGGCAAGCGACATCTTTGAACTGCTGGGTGCCCTGGGTTTGGGGCCAACGCACTTTATGGGGATCTCCATGGGGGGGATGATCGGCCAGACGCTGGCTTTGCTGCATCCGGAGGCGTTGAAAAGCCTGATCCTCTGTGACACGACGAGCCGGGTTCCCCCCGAGGCCGCGCCCGTCTGGGAGGAGCGCATCGAGGCCACGCTTCGGGAAGGCATGGCTCAACACGTGGAGCCGACTTTGGAAAGATGGTTCACCCCACGCTTCCGTGAGGAGCACCCGGAGCTCGTGGAGCCCGTGCGCCGCATGATCCTGGATACGCCGCCGGAAGGGTACGCGGGCTGCTGTCATGCCATCCGGCGGCTCGATTTGACCGAGGCGTTGGGTCGGATCGCTCTTCCGGTGCTGATCGTCGTCGGCGAAGACGACCCCGGCACGCCGGTCTTCGAATCGAAGGTCCTGCATGAGCGGATACCAGATTCCCGGCTCGTGGTGTTGAAGTCCGCAGCCCATCTTTCCAACCGGGAGCAGCCGGCCGCCTTCAATCGGGCTGTCATGGAATTTCTGGGCGAGCTGGAGGGCGTCCGGCAGGGATTCGAGGGGTGA
- a CDS encoding hypothetical protein (Evidence 5 : Unknown function) — translation MVFDFMDEKEYQRKFLNLKILKGIQDYLKSAEDSDAALDSDSAVYPIKVPQELLYQLVKLQGAEGADEAIHRIFRLGLTFWSERLFEESFGTAESLKIFIELVKSRNKD, via the coding sequence ATGGTCTTCGATTTCATGGACGAAAAGGAATACCAGCGCAAATTCCTGAACCTCAAGATCCTCAAAGGCATTCAGGATTATCTCAAATCCGCCGAGGATTCGGACGCCGCCTTGGATTCGGACAGCGCCGTCTACCCGATCAAGGTGCCCCAGGAGCTGCTCTACCAACTGGTCAAATTGCAGGGTGCCGAAGGCGCCGATGAGGCCATCCACCGGATCTTCAGATTGGGCTTGACCTTTTGGAGCGAGCGTCTCTTCGAAGAGAGCTTCGGTACGGCCGAAAGTCTGAAAATATTTATCGAACTGGTGAAAAGCCGCAACAAGGACTGA
- a CDS encoding hypothetical protein (Evidence 5 : Unknown function) — translation MDGLLAGYFVGVYVRLQPLGKTFMGVEREVFVQDGDIRATRFPIVNNHDTGCQLIRQADRRPVFEVEDRYELVHFSFRDHIGSSFL, via the coding sequence TTGGATGGGCTATTGGCGGGGTATTTCGTAGGTGTCTACGTGCGTCTTCAACCACTCGGCAAGACGTTCATGGGTGTCGAGCGCGAGGTTTTTGTTCAGGATGGTGACATCCGTGCGACCCGCTTTCCGATCGTGAATAACCATGACACGGGTTGCCAACTGATCCGGCAGGCCGATCGCCGCCCAGTTTTCGAAGTCGAAGATCGATACGAACTTGTCCACTTCTCTTTCCGTGATCATATAGGGTCCTCCTTTCTGTAG